One Sagittula stellata E-37 genomic window carries:
- the argE gene encoding acetylornithine deacetylase translates to MTPETILADLVACADLPGDSNARVADCVLGHLRRAGLDPHVMPGPEGDRVNIFASIGPRDVPGMILSGHMDVVPGEGQPWTSDPFRLTEREGKLHGRGATDMKGFLACMLAAIPNFRAARLERPLHLAFSYDEEIGCRGVGHMIAALPDLVAPPFGCIVGEPTDMRPVLSHKGKQSTRLTMTGRPAHSSRPDDGVNAIYASAEMLLAIRDLNATLASDGPFDPRFDPPHSTAVAGVVRGGTAVNIIPDHAEIDMEVRCIPGQTAADVTALVVQRLEGLTGTGAALSVSTEVLSSYPALPPAEDKALSELLERLTGHAPVQSVSFGTEAGLFYAAGIPSIVCGPGNIGRAHRPDEYILPEELGDCMAMLRGLASELAA, encoded by the coding sequence ATGACCCCGGAAACCATCCTTGCCGACCTCGTGGCCTGCGCCGACCTGCCCGGCGACAGCAACGCCCGCGTGGCCGATTGCGTCCTCGGGCACCTGCGCCGCGCGGGCCTCGATCCCCATGTGATGCCGGGGCCGGAGGGTGATCGTGTCAATATCTTCGCCAGCATCGGCCCGCGCGACGTTCCGGGTATGATCCTGTCCGGTCACATGGACGTGGTCCCCGGGGAAGGCCAGCCTTGGACCAGCGACCCCTTCCGCCTGACCGAGCGGGAGGGCAAGTTGCACGGGCGCGGCGCAACGGACATGAAGGGGTTTCTGGCCTGCATGCTGGCCGCCATACCCAATTTCCGGGCCGCCCGACTGGAGCGCCCGCTGCATCTTGCCTTCAGCTACGACGAAGAGATCGGCTGCCGTGGCGTCGGCCACATGATCGCTGCGCTGCCCGATCTGGTGGCGCCGCCCTTCGGATGCATCGTCGGTGAGCCAACGGACATGCGACCGGTCCTGTCGCACAAGGGCAAGCAGTCGACCCGGTTGACGATGACCGGACGTCCCGCCCACAGCTCGCGTCCCGACGACGGGGTGAACGCGATCTACGCCAGCGCCGAGATGCTGCTGGCGATCCGGGACCTCAACGCGACACTGGCAAGCGACGGACCGTTCGATCCGCGCTTTGATCCGCCGCATTCCACCGCGGTTGCCGGGGTGGTGCGTGGTGGAACGGCCGTCAACATCATCCCTGACCACGCCGAGATCGACATGGAGGTGCGCTGCATTCCCGGCCAAACCGCCGCCGATGTGACGGCTTTGGTTGTGCAACGTCTGGAAGGTCTGACCGGGACCGGCGCGGCGTTGTCCGTCTCGACCGAGGTGCTGAGCAGCTATCCCGCCCTGCCGCCCGCCGAGGACAAGGCGCTGTCCGAACTGCTGGAGCGTCTGACCGGGCACGCGCCGGTGCAGTCGGTCAGCTTCGGCACCGAAGCCGGGCTGTTCTACGCGGCGGGCATTCCTTCGATCGTCTGCGGCCCCGGCAACATCGGCAGGGCGCATCGCCCGGACGAATACATCCTGCCGGAAGAACTGGGGGACTGCATGGCCATGCTGCGCGGACTGGCCAGCGAGCTGGCCGCCTGA
- a CDS encoding aldehyde dehydrogenase family protein, giving the protein MANAAHIETAKARMHQFYIDGAWVDASGNERADIVNPATEEVIGEVSLGSVAETDRAVAAARAAFPAWAATTTEERADRIDRLRTLILDNEEKIACAITAEMGAATSYARAAQVPLAAEHLRAASSALRDYRFLTRRGQAAIVREPIGVCGLITPWNWPLYQITAKAGSALAAGCTMVLKPSELSPLSAALFTELVEQAGFPAGVFNLVHGTGPVVGARLAGHPDIDMVSITGSTRAGVAVAEAAAPTVKRVAQELGGKSPNVILPDADLSKAVPPGVAAAMRNVGQSCSAPTRMIVPRPRLSEVEALVVEAVAAMRVGDPTDTETTHGPSSNRAQYARVQTMIRTGIEEGARLLTGGPGRPEGMTRGFFSKPTVFSDVTTGMAVAQEEIFGPVLVILPYDDVEDAIAIANDTVYGLGAHVQGTDLGLVRSTAARIRAGQVHLNYPAWDPHVPFGGYKQSGNGREYGVEGLEEYLEIKSILGYFEGD; this is encoded by the coding sequence ATGGCCAACGCTGCCCATATCGAAACCGCCAAAGCGCGCATGCATCAGTTCTACATCGATGGCGCCTGGGTCGACGCATCGGGCAACGAGCGCGCCGACATCGTGAACCCGGCGACCGAGGAGGTCATCGGCGAAGTCTCGCTTGGCTCTGTCGCGGAGACGGACAGGGCCGTTGCGGCGGCGCGCGCGGCCTTTCCCGCATGGGCCGCGACCACCACCGAAGAGCGCGCCGACCGGATCGACAGGCTGCGCACGCTGATCCTTGATAACGAGGAGAAGATCGCCTGCGCCATCACCGCCGAGATGGGCGCCGCGACCAGCTATGCCCGGGCCGCCCAGGTGCCTCTGGCCGCGGAACACCTGAGGGCCGCGAGCTCGGCGTTGCGGGACTACAGGTTCCTGACCCGCCGTGGCCAGGCCGCCATCGTGCGTGAGCCCATCGGCGTCTGCGGTCTTATCACGCCCTGGAACTGGCCGCTTTACCAGATCACCGCCAAAGCGGGTTCGGCCCTGGCGGCGGGCTGCACGATGGTTCTGAAGCCGAGCGAACTCTCCCCCCTCAGCGCGGCGCTCTTCACGGAGCTGGTCGAACAGGCCGGCTTTCCGGCAGGCGTGTTCAACCTTGTCCACGGGACGGGTCCGGTGGTCGGCGCGCGGCTGGCCGGACATCCCGACATCGACATGGTCTCGATCACGGGATCGACGCGGGCCGGCGTCGCAGTGGCGGAAGCTGCCGCACCCACGGTCAAGCGGGTCGCCCAGGAACTGGGCGGCAAGTCACCGAACGTGATCCTGCCCGACGCGGATCTGTCGAAAGCCGTGCCACCGGGCGTTGCGGCCGCGATGCGCAATGTCGGCCAGTCCTGCAGCGCACCGACCCGGATGATCGTTCCGCGCCCCCGCCTTTCAGAGGTCGAAGCCCTCGTAGTCGAAGCGGTGGCCGCCATGCGTGTGGGTGACCCGACCGACACCGAAACGACGCACGGCCCTTCTTCGAACCGGGCCCAGTATGCCCGCGTCCAGACGATGATCCGGACCGGCATCGAAGAGGGCGCAAGGCTTCTGACCGGTGGCCCGGGCCGGCCCGAAGGTATGACGCGCGGCTTCTTTTCGAAACCCACGGTCTTTTCGGATGTTACGACCGGCATGGCCGTCGCGCAGGAAGAAATCTTCGGCCCGGTTCTGGTCATCCTGCCATACGACGATGTGGAGGACGCGATCGCCATCGCCAACGATACAGTCTATGGTCTGGGGGCGCATGTGCAGGGCACGGACCTCGGTCTGGTTCGCAGCACCGCCGCGCGCATCCGTGCCGGTCAGGTACACCTCAATTACCCGGCCTGGGATCCCCATGTCCCCTTCGGCGGTTACAAACAGTCCGGAAACGGTCGCGAATACGGCGTTGAAGGACTGGAAGAATACCTCGAAATCAAGTCCATCCTCGGCTACTTCGAGGGCGATTGA
- a CDS encoding aminotransferase class V-fold PLP-dependent enzyme has product MNVTISDIRNSLIGEGTAIAGPFGPRRLMYADYVASGRSLSFIEDAIRTHVMPFYGNTHTETSFTGRRTTQLREMARASVRRAVGADDRHAVIFAGSGATAAVDKLVRALLLRGLDARSVVFVGPYEHHSNDLPWRESGATIERIPLDDSGAICLKTLEKRLAAHADATLKIGAFAAASNVTGIVSDLRGIARLMHAHGGWCVADFAAAGPYLQVSLAETSPGAGDRIDAAFLSPHKYAGGPGASGLLIADRSLFATGRPTVVGGGTVSYVTEHHHAYVANPERREEGGTPSIIENIRAGMVLDLKRCVGEDEVARRELAMTTRMERALRAIPGLELLGPAGATRVGVFSFNVKSGEKRLHHNYVVALLNDLFGIQARGGCSCAGPYGHHLLGIDVETAERHEQQVQLGNSAYRPGWARLGVNWFFEDGDVDRIARAIDFVARNGLALLPLYRLDLGDGVWRARCSAAEAAPAQFSDLWNASAAPTDPAPDFEGAMQAAHALLSEVPANAEPVPLSAEQEALRWFWLPHEVAGAGAMAGARTRSA; this is encoded by the coding sequence ATGAACGTCACCATCTCCGACATCCGCAACTCCCTGATTGGCGAAGGCACGGCGATCGCAGGACCGTTCGGTCCGCGGCGCCTGATGTATGCAGACTACGTCGCCTCCGGGCGGTCGCTGAGCTTCATCGAGGATGCGATCCGGACGCATGTCATGCCGTTCTACGGCAACACCCATACCGAGACCTCCTTTACCGGGCGGCGCACGACACAACTGCGCGAGATGGCCCGGGCTTCCGTGCGTCGTGCGGTTGGCGCGGACGACCGACACGCTGTGATCTTTGCCGGGTCGGGGGCGACCGCAGCCGTGGACAAGCTGGTTCGGGCCTTGCTGCTGCGCGGGCTGGACGCGCGGTCGGTCGTTTTTGTCGGCCCCTATGAACACCACTCCAACGATCTGCCTTGGCGAGAATCCGGTGCCACGATTGAGCGCATTCCGCTTGATGACAGCGGTGCGATCTGTCTGAAGACATTGGAAAAGCGCCTGGCCGCGCACGCGGATGCGACGCTGAAGATCGGCGCCTTCGCGGCGGCCTCCAACGTGACGGGGATCGTCAGCGATCTGCGCGGCATCGCGCGGCTGATGCATGCGCACGGGGGATGGTGTGTCGCGGATTTCGCGGCTGCCGGACCCTATCTGCAAGTTTCGCTGGCCGAGACATCGCCTGGCGCGGGCGACCGGATCGACGCAGCCTTCCTGTCACCTCACAAATACGCCGGCGGTCCGGGTGCATCCGGTCTTCTGATCGCGGACCGGAGCCTGTTCGCAACCGGTCGGCCAACCGTGGTGGGCGGCGGCACCGTCTCCTACGTCACGGAACACCATCATGCTTACGTGGCCAATCCCGAACGGCGCGAGGAAGGGGGGACCCCCTCGATCATCGAGAATATCCGGGCGGGCATGGTTCTCGACCTCAAGCGGTGTGTCGGCGAAGATGAGGTCGCGCGACGCGAACTGGCCATGACAACGCGGATGGAGCGGGCCTTGCGCGCCATACCCGGGCTGGAGCTTCTTGGTCCCGCCGGTGCGACGCGCGTCGGGGTATTTTCATTCAACGTGAAATCCGGCGAGAAGAGGCTACACCACAACTATGTGGTCGCACTGCTGAACGACCTGTTCGGAATCCAGGCGCGTGGAGGCTGTTCTTGCGCCGGTCCTTATGGACACCACTTGCTGGGCATCGATGTCGAAACGGCTGAGCGCCATGAACAGCAGGTGCAGCTTGGCAACTCTGCCTACCGGCCGGGCTGGGCGCGCCTCGGGGTGAACTGGTTCTTTGAAGATGGCGACGTTGACCGCATCGCCCGCGCCATCGACTTTGTCGCCCGCAACGGTTTGGCATTGCTGCCGCTCTATCGTCTGGACCTTGGAGACGGCGTCTGGCGTGCACGCTGTTCCGCCGCCGAGGCGGCACCCGCCCAGTTTTCCGACCTTTGGAACGCGTCGGCGGCGCCAACAGATCCGGCGCCTGATTTTGAGGGGGCCATGCAGGCAGCTCATGCACTGCTGTCCGAAGTCCCCGCCAATGCAGAGCCGGTTCCTCTGTCGGCCGAGCAGGAGGCGCTTCGCTGGTTCTGGCTGCCCCACGAAGTTGCTGGCGCAGGCGCGATGGCGGGAGCCCGAACCCGGTCCGCATGA
- a CDS encoding Lrp/AsnC family transcriptional regulator, whose amino-acid sequence MSQTKNDRTTAKPAEQTSFDAIDRKILDIIQLNSDAPISAIAEEVGLTATPCWRRIKRMEQAGLIARRVAIVDHAMAKVPMTVFIGISTPRHETDWIDRFRELIDEIPEIIEAYRLTGTVDYILKVVVPDVTAYDAVYKRMVAKLDFTMVNGMISMEEMKSTTAVPTKYL is encoded by the coding sequence ATGAGCCAGACAAAAAATGACCGAACCACCGCGAAACCGGCAGAGCAGACCAGTTTCGACGCGATTGACCGCAAGATCCTCGATATCATTCAGTTGAACAGCGACGCGCCGATCAGTGCCATCGCCGAAGAGGTCGGGCTGACCGCCACTCCGTGCTGGCGCAGGATCAAGCGTATGGAACAGGCCGGGTTGATCGCGAGGCGCGTGGCCATTGTCGACCACGCTATGGCCAAGGTGCCCATGACGGTCTTTATCGGCATCAGCACTCCGCGCCATGAAACGGACTGGATCGACCGATTCCGGGAGTTGATCGACGAGATCCCGGAGATCATCGAAGCCTACCGATTGACGGGCACGGTGGATTACATCCTGAAGGTCGTGGTGCCCGACGTGACGGCCTACGATGCCGTCTACAAGCGGATGGTGGCCAAGCTTGATTTCACGATGGTCAACGGGATGATCTCGATGGAAGAGATGAAGTCCACAACGGCGGTTCCGACAAAGTACCTATGA
- the maiA gene encoding maleylacetoacetate isomerase, whose product MSLKLYSYWRSTTSLRVRAALNLKGIDYDIQPVNLLTGEHRSDAFRGLNPSAGVPALRLEDGTVLTQSLAILDWLDDMYPDPPLLPPDPTDKARVRAAAQVIALEIHPVNNLKVLGQLKAMGHSQDDCVSWMHHWMQEGFTAYQGLLPDGTRYSFGDTITQADLCLVGQMVNARRWNLDLAAFERLVAVDEAARAVPEIAAALPEAQPDAAL is encoded by the coding sequence GTGTCCCTGAAACTTTATTCTTATTGGCGGTCGACCACGTCGTTGCGGGTGCGCGCGGCGTTGAACCTCAAGGGTATCGACTACGACATCCAACCGGTCAATCTGTTGACGGGAGAACACAGGAGCGATGCGTTCCGCGGGCTCAATCCCTCTGCCGGTGTGCCCGCCCTGCGGCTTGAGGACGGTACTGTCCTGACACAGTCGCTGGCGATCCTCGACTGGCTGGACGATATGTACCCCGACCCGCCGCTGCTGCCCCCGGATCCGACCGACAAGGCCCGTGTCCGGGCCGCCGCACAGGTGATCGCGCTGGAAATCCATCCGGTCAACAACCTTAAAGTCCTGGGCCAGCTCAAGGCCATGGGCCATAGCCAGGATGACTGCGTCTCCTGGATGCACCACTGGATGCAGGAAGGGTTCACAGCCTATCAGGGGCTGTTACCGGACGGCACCCGATACAGTTTCGGCGATACGATCACACAGGCCGACCTCTGCCTTGTGGGCCAGATGGTGAATGCGCGGCGCTGGAACCTTGACCTTGCCGCGTTTGAACGCCTTGTCGCCGTTGACGAGGCCGCCCGCGCTGTCCCCGAGATCGCCGCTGCCTTGCCCGAAGCGCAGCCTGACGCCGCGCTGTGA
- a CDS encoding MarR family winged helix-turn-helix transcriptional regulator: protein MKEDLPPLPEFDLYGFTPYRLAVAAKRTSEELARQYRARFGISIPEWRVLVHLAHSGKVSVRDIEVRVAMEKYEVSRAAKRLREAGLIERKENPADRRLVILSLTSKGRQMMTELLPMAKAHQKELEKRLGDAFQQLEAGLEELLKETK from the coding sequence ATGAAAGAGGATCTGCCCCCACTTCCCGAGTTCGACCTGTACGGCTTCACGCCCTACAGGCTGGCTGTTGCCGCGAAACGCACGAGCGAGGAACTGGCCCGCCAGTATCGTGCCCGCTTCGGCATTTCGATCCCGGAGTGGCGCGTTCTGGTACACCTTGCCCATTCCGGGAAGGTTTCAGTCCGGGACATCGAAGTCCGCGTCGCGATGGAGAAATACGAGGTCAGCCGCGCAGCCAAGCGTCTGCGCGAAGCGGGTCTTATCGAGCGCAAGGAAAACCCGGCGGACCGGCGGCTCGTGATCCTGTCGCTCACATCAAAGGGGCGCCAGATGATGACCGAATTGCTGCCCATGGCCAAGGCACACCAGAAAGAACTGGAAAAACGGCTTGGGGACGCGTTCCAGCAGCTTGAAGCGGGGCTGGAAGAGCTGCTGAAAGAAACCAAGTGA
- a CDS encoding sulfite exporter TauE/SafE family protein has protein sequence MFDPSLLPILLILLATGAFAGLLSGLLGIGGGIFLVPVLLFIFRGLGVSDTIVMQLCVGTSTATIVATSIRSVWAHHRRGAVEVAILRAWAPWLAAGAILGVLTATSLKSDTLMLIFGGLATLMGIYMLAGNPDWRLGNEHPGPRVYVPYSGTMGFVCAMIGIGGGTFGVPALTAYGTPINRAIATSAGFGLLISLPASVTYLLASPKDLTLPPFTMGLVSLPAFIAITAMTFLTVPIGARLTHVLPTGRLRQVFALFIILAAMNMLRKALF, from the coding sequence ATGTTCGATCCCTCCTTGCTTCCTATCCTCCTGATCCTGCTGGCCACCGGCGCCTTTGCCGGGTTGCTGTCGGGACTGCTTGGCATCGGCGGAGGCATTTTCCTTGTCCCCGTTCTGCTGTTCATCTTTCGCGGCCTCGGCGTGTCGGACACCATCGTCATGCAGCTTTGCGTGGGCACTTCCACGGCCACCATCGTGGCAACGTCGATCCGCTCTGTCTGGGCGCACCACAGGCGCGGCGCGGTCGAAGTCGCCATTCTGCGGGCCTGGGCGCCATGGCTGGCGGCTGGCGCGATCCTCGGCGTCCTGACGGCGACGTCCCTCAAATCGGACACCCTGATGCTGATCTTCGGCGGACTTGCAACGCTCATGGGGATCTACATGCTTGCCGGCAATCCCGACTGGCGGCTGGGGAATGAGCATCCCGGACCTCGGGTTTACGTGCCCTACTCCGGAACGATGGGCTTTGTCTGCGCGATGATCGGCATCGGCGGCGGGACGTTCGGCGTACCTGCCCTGACCGCCTATGGCACACCGATCAACCGTGCCATCGCCACGTCTGCCGGGTTCGGGCTGTTGATCTCGCTTCCCGCGAGTGTGACTTACCTGCTCGCATCGCCGAAGGATCTCACCCTTCCGCCGTTCACGATGGGCCTTGTCAGCCTGCCCGCCTTTATCGCCATCACCGCAATGACCTTCCTGACCGTGCCGATCGGCGCGCGGCTGACCCACGTCCTGCCGACAGGCCGACTGCGCCAGGTCTTTGCCCTGTTCATCATCCTTGCGGCCATGAATATGCTGCGCAAGGCCCTCTTCTGA
- a CDS encoding amidase: MARDIPTDPADLGAAEARRLIARKALSATELAIACITRVEAVDHAVNALVARDFDGLREGAWAADKALASGADLGALHGLPFGVKDMVDVAGLPTTFGSELFRDNVATKDDAMVAAMRRAGATPMGKTNNPEWSAGGNTRNRVYGATANPHDLTRTCAGSSGGSAAGLAAGYFPLATGSDTGGSLRNPAAFCGVVGYRPSPGVVPGNTRGIGYLPLSTAGPMGRNVEDTALMLSVLARPDMRDPYTATVDGRTAWNPASFANLPRCDLSSLRVAFTEDYGFAPTEGIVRDHFRTVVPQLSQLFGAADDGTPDCTDADRIFSVLRGILFVAMHGKRLDHHPEQVGPNVTENVHEGRSFTPDDIAEALSMQGAFYQRWQTWFETHDYVISPAVTISPRDWHELYPTKIDGVATKSYYHWLAMAYASTIAGHPSITIPCGRDANGMPFGLQIVGRRYDDLGVLSVAAELEAIIAGISDLAPRGPDISALKSAGPLSDVEGFLSL, translated from the coding sequence TTGGCCCGAGACATCCCAACCGATCCCGCAGACCTTGGCGCCGCAGAAGCGCGCCGGCTGATCGCCCGCAAGGCGCTGTCCGCGACGGAACTGGCCATCGCCTGCATCACCCGTGTCGAGGCCGTGGACCACGCGGTGAACGCGCTTGTGGCGCGCGACTTCGACGGCCTGAGGGAGGGCGCATGGGCAGCGGACAAGGCGCTGGCATCCGGCGCGGACCTCGGCGCACTGCACGGGCTGCCATTCGGCGTGAAAGACATGGTCGACGTCGCCGGCCTGCCCACCACCTTCGGATCGGAATTGTTCCGCGACAATGTCGCCACGAAGGACGATGCCATGGTGGCCGCCATGCGCCGCGCGGGCGCGACCCCCATGGGCAAGACCAACAACCCGGAATGGAGCGCGGGCGGCAACACCCGCAACCGCGTCTACGGCGCAACGGCCAATCCGCACGACCTGACACGTACCTGCGCCGGGTCTTCGGGCGGGTCGGCGGCGGGGCTGGCGGCGGGGTACTTTCCACTGGCCACCGGCTCCGACACCGGCGGATCGCTGCGCAACCCGGCGGCCTTCTGCGGAGTGGTGGGCTACCGCCCTTCGCCCGGTGTCGTGCCGGGCAACACACGGGGCATCGGATATCTCCCGCTGTCGACGGCTGGCCCCATGGGCCGCAACGTGGAGGACACGGCGCTGATGCTGTCGGTGCTCGCCCGGCCCGACATGCGCGATCCCTACACGGCGACCGTGGACGGCCGGACCGCGTGGAATCCGGCAAGTTTCGCCAACCTTCCCCGCTGCGACCTGTCTTCACTGCGTGTGGCTTTCACCGAGGACTACGGCTTTGCCCCCACCGAAGGCATCGTGCGGGATCACTTCCGCACCGTCGTGCCGCAACTGTCTCAGCTGTTCGGCGCTGCCGACGACGGCACGCCCGATTGCACCGATGCCGACCGGATCTTCTCCGTGCTGCGCGGCATCCTCTTCGTGGCCATGCACGGCAAGCGCCTGGACCACCATCCCGAACAGGTCGGACCCAACGTGACAGAAAATGTCCACGAGGGCCGCAGCTTCACCCCCGATGACATCGCCGAAGCACTGTCGATGCAGGGCGCGTTTTACCAGCGCTGGCAGACATGGTTCGAAACGCATGACTACGTGATCTCTCCGGCGGTGACGATCAGCCCCCGCGACTGGCACGAGCTTTACCCGACCAAGATCGACGGCGTGGCAACCAAAAGCTACTACCACTGGCTGGCGATGGCCTATGCCTCCACCATCGCGGGGCATCCGTCGATCACCATTCCCTGCGGCCGGGACGCCAACGGGATGCCGTTCGGCCTGCAGATCGTGGGCAGGCGGTACGACGACCTCGGCGTCCTCAGCGTCGCGGCAGAGCTTGAGGCCATCATCGCAGGGATTTCCGATCTCGCGCCGCGTGGCCCCGACATTTCGGCGCTCAAGTCCGCCGGACCGCTTTCAGATGTCGAGGGCTTTCTCAGCCTTTGA
- a CDS encoding TRAP transporter substrate-binding protein has protein sequence MNLFSTATLTALFLASAASAQSINVALDSNPDREQSGTYRYVDNLFTTLKEAGWDTETFPRDTIGGEDERLDQIRAGILDLSMSNYAVATQFVEEMRALQLPYTFENPAHEFKFFTESDYLDQVNEELAAEGMRILAIVPTGGFLGIFNNEKEVRSVSDMEGLRMRALDPNQLEMFQMMGASGVVIPFSEVPNAIQTGIANGYVNASLVPLVFGQGDLFTNFTDAKVIMSARLALASTTWWDGLSEEEQATFEKASLDALAEVFDWVDASEVTHKKNLEEAGIAVYEPTEEELATFREATLPMADVLTEVPNERIEELRSFVAEYAPE, from the coding sequence ATGAACCTATTCTCTACCGCCACCCTCACCGCGCTTTTCCTAGCCTCCGCCGCTTCGGCGCAGTCCATCAATGTCGCGCTCGACTCCAACCCCGACCGTGAACAGTCCGGCACCTACCGCTACGTGGACAACTTGTTCACCACACTGAAAGAGGCCGGCTGGGACACTGAGACCTTCCCCCGTGACACCATCGGCGGCGAGGATGAGCGTCTCGACCAGATCCGCGCGGGTATCCTCGACCTCTCCATGTCGAACTATGCCGTGGCAACCCAGTTCGTCGAGGAAATGCGCGCGCTGCAACTGCCCTACACCTTCGAGAACCCGGCGCACGAGTTCAAGTTCTTCACCGAGTCCGACTACCTCGATCAGGTCAACGAAGAGTTGGCCGCCGAAGGTATGCGCATCCTGGCGATTGTGCCGACCGGCGGTTTCCTCGGTATCTTCAACAACGAAAAGGAAGTCCGCAGCGTTTCCGACATGGAAGGTCTGCGGATGCGCGCGCTGGACCCGAACCAGCTCGAGATGTTCCAGATGATGGGCGCAAGCGGCGTGGTCATCCCGTTCTCGGAAGTGCCTAATGCGATCCAGACGGGCATCGCCAACGGTTACGTCAACGCGTCGCTGGTGCCGCTGGTCTTTGGCCAGGGTGACCTGTTCACCAACTTTACCGATGCCAAGGTCATCATGTCCGCCCGGCTTGCGCTGGCATCGACCACCTGGTGGGATGGACTTTCGGAAGAGGAGCAGGCCACCTTCGAGAAAGCCTCTCTCGACGCTCTGGCCGAGGTCTTCGACTGGGTTGATGCCTCCGAAGTCACGCACAAGAAGAACCTCGAAGAGGCCGGCATTGCCGTCTACGAGCCGACCGAAGAAGAACTGGCGACGTTCCGCGAAGCCACTCTGCCGATGGCCGATGTGCTGACCGAGGTGCCGAACGAGCGGATCGAGGAGCTGCGCAGCTTCGTGGCGGAATACGCGCCCGAGTGA
- a CDS encoding TRAP transporter small permease, producing MIRIANLTYATSQRLNFFATRIAALCFGAMLCVMMLQVVARYAFASPPFWTEELARWLMVWGGLLGASAAFHTHADPAMVHPPSHVIWRQKVQVVARFLASWTFFAPVLWFTWPYLERQIGRTSEGLEISTAWMAAALPVALILILFHGLAGLGALISPKVLEEEIAFAKSTESNMLE from the coding sequence ATGATCCGTATCGCCAATCTCACGTATGCCACGTCGCAACGGTTGAACTTTTTCGCCACAAGGATCGCCGCCCTGTGCTTTGGCGCAATGCTGTGCGTCATGATGCTTCAGGTCGTGGCACGGTACGCCTTTGCCTCGCCGCCGTTCTGGACCGAGGAACTGGCCCGCTGGCTCATGGTCTGGGGCGGGTTGCTGGGGGCTTCGGCGGCGTTCCACACACATGCCGACCCGGCGATGGTGCATCCGCCCAGCCACGTGATCTGGCGCCAGAAGGTGCAGGTCGTGGCGCGCTTCCTGGCCTCGTGGACCTTCTTCGCGCCGGTTCTGTGGTTCACCTGGCCCTATCTCGAACGCCAGATTGGCCGCACCTCCGAGGGGCTTGAAATCTCGACCGCCTGGATGGCCGCCGCGTTGCCGGTCGCCCTGATCCTGATCCTGTTCCATGGGCTTGCCGGACTTGGCGCGCTCATCTCACCGAAGGTGCTCGAAGAAGAGATCGCCTTCGCAAAGTCCACTGAATCCAACATGCTGGAGTAA